Part of the Antechinus flavipes isolate AdamAnt ecotype Samford, QLD, Australia chromosome 2, AdamAnt_v2, whole genome shotgun sequence genome is shown below.
ATCGGATTCTCGTTTGCAGCGACGGGCTTAAATGAGGTGAACGACCACCGAGGTCCCCCCAAGGCTGAGATTCTCTGCATAGAAAAGGCAGGACCAGAAATCTGGACTCCAGTTAAAAGTGTGGCTGGACACCCAAGAAACAGGGTGAGCCCTGGCCGGGAGCCAGAGGCTGAGCCACGAAGGCTGTGGACAAAGGACTGGGCGGGGGCTTCCATGCCAGCCCACAGCAGGGACAGAGGCGGCTTTTGGGGGCTTCCTGCCCCCACAAGGCTGGGCCAGCGTCGGCCTCCCAGGTGAGCCGGCCTCCATTCGataggaggaggagaggaggagcgTGTCTCACAACTCAACCGCTCTCAGAGCGAATAAAGGGAAGGACGGACCCTGGGGGGGCTCCCGAACCCTCAGCTGCACAGGCAGCCATGGAGGGTGGAAGAAAGATGTCCACCAAGGCCAGAAGAAGACAAGAAAGGCTCCAATGGAGGGAAAAGCcgggctgaaggaccagaccaaAAAGAGGGGAGTCATCTGCCTGGGGGCAGCCCCTTCCCTCCGGCCACTCCTGGTGACTTAGATGGGGACAGACGACGCACCTCATGGGAGCCCAGAAAACAACTGCCAAGAACTCTCAGGCCCCCGCGAGGCTGCCGACCGAGAGCGGTTCAGAGAGAAGAGCCCATGAGGCCGAGAGGAAATCTGGGGGTCTGCAGGCCCTCTCAGAGCAGAGGAGAGCTCCCCCCAGGGGGCCGGTGCAGCAGAGCACTCCAAATGGTGAGAAAAGTgccccccacccctacccctgGGCCCAGCCCCGATAAACCCCCTTTATTCACAGCAGCACTTCTCGTGGCTTCACCAGACTGGAAACAAACTGGGGAGAAGCCCTTCTGGGGGGCGGGGGTGGCCCAGACGTCAGGCAGGGCTGCTGCAAAGAAGGCCCTAGCAGAGTCGCACAATGGCTCGGAGCTCTCACTCCTGGACACTCGAGAGCTGGCCCTGAGAAGGTGGGCCAGGAAATCAGAGCAGACCAGACCCTAGGAAGGGACTGCCCGGGAGAGCCACAGAGGTAGGGCAGGGGCTACTCAGAGGTGTCAGGGGGCCGGGGAGCTCCCAGAAAGGCACAGCCTCGAGAGGGAACCAGTCACGGAGCCTTTGTGGGAGGCTGCAAGTGTCTGGGAGGGCGACTGCGCACAAACACACTGATGGGGCGGGGCGACTTTACAAGAGCGCCACGTTCAACATACCATAAGCACGTCACCTCCTCCGAGAATCAGTGGGATGGACTCAGCCTGGATATCAGTTGGGAGGCTACAAAGAAGACATTAAGAATATTAGTGTGAAACAGACTTGAAAAAGTATTCCTAGGAATAATTTAACTTACATTAACTTAAGCTGTATTAAACACAGCAGGAAAGATTATTCAAACTATTGATCTGTAAACACAAAGTTATATAAAACTCTAAAACCTTCAGGAACAAATGGTCACTGGTTTAAGAAATCATAGAAAGGCTTCACTTGGGCAACAGATAACAAAGCAGACTATAAAGTCACTGACAGACCCCTTGGAGCCGAGGACAGAACTGCCCTCacactgatttttgttttgtttttgctgaggcagttggggttaagtctcttgcccagggtccccagccaggaagtgttaaatgtctgaggccagattcgcactcaggccctcctgacttcagggctggtgctctatcactgcGCCCCCTACTGTCCCTCACATGGATTTTGAAGGTAAATATATACTCACAGCCAATCCATCTCCTCCACAGCTTGAGCAATCTCAGGCATAACCCCCAtttctgtaaaaagaaaagaatagtttaGAAAGtaatcaagaaaaggaaaataaattcatcCGCCTTAAAATTTTATCTACTCTAAGCGAGGTCCTGGAGATGCCCATTTTGCCCTCCGGGAATAAGAACGGAAGCACGAATCCGGCCACTGACATTCTAGCAGAGTGGAAGAAAAGGGTGGAATGCCCGCACGAGCTGTCGGACACTGGGGCCGAGAAGGGAGGGAGCGACCAGCCAGAGAGCGATGGGAAAGCAAACGGTATCGACAAAACCCTGGCTTAAGGTAAATTTGTGGCTGAGGAAAAGGCGGCGCTGCTGCATTGCTTTCCCAACACTCAGAGAACTCTCAGACTGGTAACAGTGAGAAGGGCCAAAGGGCCAAGGCTCAAAGCCAGTTCTGCTCTCGGGGTCTGCCCAAGTCCCTGCTCCCAGATCCCACTGCTTCCAGCAGGAATCTCCCAGTTCCTTGTTCCCTAAATCTAAAACTACTTATTACTTCTCTTCTAAAATGTAAACCCCGAGATAAAAGGCTCATTCACAAAGTAAATACAGACATTACAAATGGCTCCTACAACTTGGTAACATCAGGTGACCTTTGCAGTTTCTTTGGGAGCATCGTGGTCTCGGGATAAATCTGCTTCGGGCCCATCTATTCCCCTTCCAACACTGGCCAAAATGCTGGAACGCCGTTTCCTAGCATTAGCTCTAAAAGTGGCCCCGGCAGCCAACACCACAGGCTCCACGGCTCTGTCCTTCAAATGCCCCTTCTCTATTCTCTCCCCGTAGGAGCCTCCCTTGTAGGAGATGCTCCTGCTTTGCTGTTCACTAAGATTTCTCTTCCACATGTCCCATCTCCCAGCATGGGGAAGAGCATCTGGCTGCTCCTGACACTCCCTTCTTTGGTCAGAAGGAAGAGCAAGGGCTTCCTGAGCAAGGAGAATCTCCACCCTCACGGTCTCCATTTCACCCTTGttttattaccaaaaaaaccTAGAGATGAGGAAAGCGAGTAGAGGGGCAAGAGAAAGAGCTGGAGCCCAAACATCTTGTTCAAAAGCCAGCTCAGCCCCAAACCAGCAGAACCGCAAATATAGGAGTCATTTGTACTGTCtgtatttactttattttgtgaATAAGCCTTTTATCTCGGGGTTTACATTTTAGAAGAGATAGTAATAAGTAGCTTTAGATTTAGGGAACAAGGAACTGGGAGATTCCCCTGGAAGCAGTGGGATCTGGGAGCAGGGACTTGGGCAGTCACCTAGACCTCAACTTTGGTGTGTCCCAGCCCCCTTGGGTGGTCAGATAAAGCCCctttaggaatatttttaaatgcacaaaatatatagGGTTAGAAAGGGAAACAATTATCAGGAAATTCCCGATGCtacattattatcatttattattattattattattgtagtttttttgctgaggcagttgggttaactgacttgcccagggtcacatagctaggaagtgttaagtgtctgaggccagatttgaactcaggtcctcctgacttccgggcTGTGTTCTAACCGCTTTGCTGCCCCCgctaagttattttttaaaagctccagCTTAAGAGTTCAAGCCTTAGGCAAATCCCTCACCTCTCaaaatctcagtttccccatttataaatcAGAGCAATGGGCCCAGAGGGTGTCGAAGATCGACAGTAAATGGGCCTATAGGCCGTTCATTCATAAGACAATATGCCTTGTTCAAAAAGCTGTTAACTGGGATAAGGCGGAAGCTACCGAAGACCCTGCGATCCAGGGCAGCCACAATAACACATTCGGAAGCACTTTAGAATTTACAAAGCGATTCCCTCAGCCGGAGACATTCCCTTTCCCACGACAAACAGGCTTGGAGAGGGACTTGCGGGGATTTATCCAGAGACCGCCAGAGTCCAGAGATGGGGTCTCCCACATTaggaagcccccccccccccagctgccCATGTCCCTCCCCGCCCCTTCCTTATGAACTCCGAGCAGTCCGTTCGGGTTTTCTGCCCGCACTCCCGGCCTCCGCCCCCTAACTCAGTGAGGGAGGACAGCGGACACCTTGCCATCCAATGGGGGGTGGTCGGTCAGAGAGCAAGCAGAGACCCCCGGGGCGGCCGTTCGGGCTCGGCAAACAAAAGCCCATCCAGAAACGAGGGGAGGCCCGGGGAAGTGAGCACAGCGGGGGCACCCGTGGCAAGGTCCCTGCGGGGCTGAGCCTGACCGGCTGGAGCCTGGGCGGCCCCGCCTTCGCTGCCTTTGACTCCATGCCCTCGGCTAGGCCGGGGCTCTGCGGAACGCTTTTGTTAAATCTGTTCCACCAGAGActgaaaagggggggagggagaccCCCCATTGTCTTCCTATCTCTCGGGGCGCGGCCACGTGCCCAATGGTCAGCGCCAGATCAGGGCCCAAGGGGAAATTAAAAGGGCCGCTTCCTCTGGGGCCGAGGCTGATGGCCGCAGGTGGGGGCGGGGGGCCCTTTTAACATTCTGGGAAACTGAGGTCGGGGGGCAGGAACGAGAGGAAGCGCGAAACGCTCTGAAAGAAAACGGGCCAATGGATGGGGGCTGGGGCGGTGTCGGGGGTAGGGACCGCATCCCAGAGACCGAATGGAACGGTAGTAACGGCACGCTGGCCGAGGCCCCGCCCCCACCCGCCAGCTGCGAGGATAGGCTGGGTCTGGGCCTATGACCTCTCCGAGGGGGCGGAGGAGAGGGACGCCGGCGCAGAAGAAGCGGCGGGCGCCTGCGCAGAGCGGCCGGGAGACAAGCCGGTGGGGGGAAGGGACGGTGACGGGGAGCCGGGGGACACTCGGGCTGAGAGaccgagagacagagaggaggatgAGGGAAAGGCCCGGCGCAGGCCGAAGCCGGACCCGAATCCCGAGCGGCTCGACCTCCCTGACGTACCCGCCACCTCCCGACGGCCAGCCTACTCCCCTTCCATCCCAACGGCCGCTCCCTCGGCCCCCACGTACGCACCTGAGAAGGCCGCCATCTTAGCGCTGTCTTCCCTCTGGGAGCCTTCGGCCGAATTTAGTGCGCCTGCGCGCCGCGGGGCGGGCCGTCCGCGTCTTTTGCGCAGCCCGGGCCACGGCCGGCGGGCTCAATGCGCTTGCGCAGCTCTCGGAGAGGGCGGGGCGCTGCGTCCACGTGGCTGGAGGCCCACGAGGGGCGGGTTCGAGTCCGGTAGCGGATTTTCCTTTTACCTCTGACCGCGCGACTTGGCCCGAACACCGGGCGACAGCtcttatcccattttacagaacgaaaaactgaggtccagagtggCAGCCTGTCTTCCCTGTGCTTCGGAGCGAGGGTCCTGAGCGGGTAgcgctccctcccctcccccccccagagTTTTTAGGAATATAAACACCTGGGGAAGGATGTTTGCCTTGTACAACTGGTGTGTAGTAAgcgcctaataaatgcttgtaggcTGGAGCCACCGGCAGTGGAGAAACCGTCCCAGCTCTGGGGAAGCTTCTCTCCCATCGGGACGCTTTAATGGGGGCCCGGGGTGACCCGGAGAAGGAAGCTCCGGGAAGCGGGACGGGGCGGACCTCAGGGTCAGGAGGCCGGTCCCAGATCTTAGCTTGATGCCAACGGGTGGTAATTAATTAGTAATCACGTGCTGATTcctggaggggggaggagggggccggGGCAAGTGCCCGGATACGgcatcccctcccccagggcgATTCCCGCCGCTTTCCCCAGTAGGAGCAGCCGCGGCTCAGGGACCACACCCCGAAGCACCAGCCCCACCCTGGAGCTCGGGCCCTGCCCTCACCGGCTGGCGTCATTGACCTTTCACCTTCTGCCTCTTGGTTTGGGGAGGAAGCTGGCTTTCCCAGTGGTTAGAGACCTGGGCCTGGCGTCAGGAAgcgaatttaaatcctgcctctgacggCTTTCCCTGACCCAGACGACTCACTGACGCCGAACCCCAGTTTCTCCATCCGTAAACCGGCATCAGGCCAGCCCCCGTCTCCCAGGTGGTCCCGAGGAGCTTGTAAATGCTTCCGAAGCTTGAAGCACCTTTTAAATCACTGGCTTCTCCCACACCTAAGGAAAGGCCTTCACTTGGCCCCATcatccattttctcccttttttctccttccccgcCGTCTGCCTTTGCGGCCTGCATTTGCTCACCTTTAATTCACTTCTCAATTACTTGCAATCTGCTTTCGACCCCCAACATTCAATTAAAACTGTTCTCTCAATGTAACACGACCTCCCCTGGGCCCTCACTGCCGCCAGGCAATCCTGCCCcgtctccttcatcaactcccaGCCCTTCCCAAACCTCCCATGGCTTCCCCTCATCCCTCTCGAGTAAGAACCCAAGCCTTCATGTTTTACAGGAAAAAGTTCCCATGgaccctcttctcccctcctgcTCATCTGTTACTCAGGAGCTTTCTCCCCTCTCTTGTCCCTCCCTCCTGTCTTAGATGAAGAGACAGTCTTGAACTTGATCAAGGTAATAGCTCTACCTGTCGGAGCGATCCCATCTCAACGGGTCTTCAGTAGTTTGAGTTTCTACTCATTCCCCTGGCTCAGTAACTACTGCCTGTAAATATGCTCGTGTGTCCCCCCTCCTCAGAAAACCCTGACGACCCTCCCATTCCTGCTCACCGTCCATCTACATCTCTTTGTAGCTAAATTCTCAGAAAAGGCTGGCTACACTAGGGGTCTCCACTTTCCCTCTAATATCTCTTCTTAACCtcttacaatctggcttccaaccttATCATTCCACCCCAAACTCAGCTAAACTTAGCTAATGTCAAgtccaatgaccttttctcaatccttgtTCTTAACCTCTCAAATCTCAACTGTGACCCCACCCTCTAGAGGAAACTTTCCCCAAATTCTCTTACTCTAATACCTGCTAGTAATTTCCCATTTATCCCATATTTAGCTTGTTTTGTGTATATCTGTATGCTGTGTCCTCCATTGGGATTGTAAGCTCGAGCACAGACGTTGTCCCCAGGCTTTGTATCTCGTCGGGAGGCTGCACAATCACCTGCAAACAGAAGATGGTGCCCAACGCTTCTTCGGCTTTATTTGTGCTCCAGCAGCGTGGAACCGTCAGTTACAGCGAGTGGAGGAGTTCTGAATGCTGCGGCTAAGTTCACTCTGGCAGGATATTTTCCAGGAA
Proteins encoded:
- the LOC127547308 gene encoding uncharacterized protein LOC127547308; translated protein: MGAGAVSGVGTASQRPNGTVVTARWPRPRPHPPAARIGWVWAYDLSEGAEERDAGAEEAAGACAERPGDKPVGGRDGDGEPGDTRAERPRDREEDEGKARRRPKPDPNPERLDLPDVPATSRRPAYSPSIPTAAPSAPTFRRSSGSGRLSENPTGHLLTTRPAPSHCCPIGLLPRRSAAPSLCCPVGLLPHRSAASWDCCPRIHLLLQGAGITGGSANRQSCVPEKSSETKGCWDELLERQEESARLCRSN